In Rosa chinensis cultivar Old Blush chromosome 1, RchiOBHm-V2, whole genome shotgun sequence, a genomic segment contains:
- the LOC112182479 gene encoding uncharacterized protein LOC112182479: MEEDLGAELTVWVPKEFQLKMTRHNIVDSDWVSIFAIPAVANIFSGKGIPSDALVLSPHHLRFLRFPLRLLFQIMWRILGLHPMQFYPNSYMLLVGLLVMGKKWEVSLGISDLFFCHLLAQIAETDWFFNFSPRPLRKVFEERTCNFSSWKSEALMVQCEWAAPEIPTVTPKAFSKRAERIAWIKQHLLCQKWSATNFASKVDLEDVSKSRADAMYSSYLQSLDPNLSGEELLLQVIELERKFFISERTLSLFAASLNTEQELGKKESVRMDVRRVKLPAPQGRKSSKKLKLTEGNTGSARGGFENVRGEVDSSRGNKEGSGTLTLLQTNLPNSPRKSASDQSAISPSDTHLVAYPNVSSSNLKLLLQLTFPKGDDSYVLEGDLIAFDKEACLVVAQSLALNDVDREKLSSLSMKDFSAQIALGLQLSSSMIQYLIMRMEASEL; encoded by the exons ATGGAAGAGGACTTGGGAGCTGAGCTCACCGTTTGGGTGCCTAAAGAGTTTCAGCTTAAAATGACAAGACATAATATCGTTGACTCGGATTGGGTATCGATTTTCGCAATTCCCGCTGTCGCCAATATTTTTTCCGGCAAAGGTATCCCGAGTGACGCACTCGTACTTTCCCCACATCACCTCCGATTCCTTAGGTTTCCTCTCCGCCTTTTATTTCAAATCATGTGGCGGATATTGGGTTTGCACCCGATGCAGTTCTACCCAAACTCGTATATGCTTCTTGTCGGGTTGTTAGTCATGGGGAAAAAGTGGGAGGTGTCACTTGGGATCAGCGACCTCTTTTTCTGTCACCTTTTGGCACAGATTGCCGAGACCGACTGGTTTTTCAACTTCTCTCCGCGCCCACTCAGAAAAGTCTTCGAAGAGAGGACGTGTAACTTCTCTAGTTGGAAGAGCGAAGCGCTTATGGTCCAATGCGAGTGGGCCGCACCGGAAATTCCCACCGTTACTCCCAAAGCTTTCTCCAAGCGCGCTG AACGCATCGCTTGGATAAAACAGCACTTGCTGTGCCAAAAATGGAGTGCTACCAACTTTGCTTCTAAGGTGGATCTTGAGGACGTCTCGAAATCTCGGGCCGACGCAATGTATTCTAGCTATCTTCAATCTCTAGATCCCAATCTATCGGGGGAAGAACTACTTCTACAGGTTATTGAGTTGGAACGCAAATTCTTTATTAGTGAACGCACTCTGTCTTTGTTTGCAGCAAGCCTCAATACCGAACAAGAGTTGGGGAAAAAAGAAAGTGTCAGGATGGACGTCAGGCGTGTTAAGTTGCCCGCACCACAAGGAAGGAAATCCTCCAAGAAGCTGAAACTGACTGAGGGCAATACCGGAAGTGCCCGCGGCGGGTTTGAGAATGTTCGCGGTGAGGTTGACTCTAGTCGCGGCAATAAGGAAGGTTCGGGAACACTCACCCTGCTTCAAACCAATCTCCCGAATTCACCTCGTAAGTCAGCTAGTGACCAGTCCGCAATTTCCCCCTCCGACACTCACCTTGTGGCTTACCCAAATGTTTCGTCGTCAAACTTAAAGCTCCTCTTACAACTTACCTTCCCAAAGGGTGATGACTCTTACGTGCTAGAGGGTGACCTTATTGCTTTCGACAAAGAGGCATGTTTGGTGGTGGCGCAATCGTTGGCCTTGAATGACGTCGACCGCGAGAAGCTCTCCAGTTTGAGTATGAAAGATTTTTCAGCGCAAATTGCTCTAGGATTGCAGTTG TCTTCATCGATGATACAATATCTCATAATGAGAATGGAAGCCTCCGAACTTTAG